In Mytilus edulis chromosome 13, xbMytEdul2.2, whole genome shotgun sequence, a single window of DNA contains:
- the LOC139501783 gene encoding rootletin-like isoform X10, giving the protein MSYFLHRHGSPPVRDNTVAKTNPKSGDRRILGPHLTELAQSLGCYELRLEDSVLKEVDDYTIRGEDSNPSKIPARIREIITKNLSPDDIDIPSNRMSTPNTGQLTEENRILAAELNRVEDLLAASRAERDELGIKYNALSDKLEQNLKGEGDYGETPSKNLVQQNIELRRKLEEEHQSYKRKLQAYQDGQQRQAQLVQKLQAKITERRPQLLQYKKKCTDYESKIHSQSISQLQSQQDSYHKGLDSESRLRQEAENNMDHESALIKLEEEQQRSASLAHVNSMLREQLDQATAANQSLTNDIHKLTNDWQRAREELEGKEAEWREEEQSFNEYFSNEHGRLLSLWREVVAFRRSFGELKTATERDMSHLRSDVTKASRSMHSACLNLSANQRSSDTQLSVLLDREKQERMSLENQLRDKNREIGELQSRYDTHSAELNSKYVYEKISVENQTRVNELTMLNEKLKIQAEEHNKTISNLQRNINNLETRLGEQRSYDLPETESSRQYREETDVIHEALRNIAEAVINDADELDAEGGRRSVSPSRNRSMSPTARARSPILRNRSKSPMARSRSPAFADATFSAVQAALNKRQLQVSELRAKLIASKDHNGQMRKNLDDVENERRRLEMQIINLKEDLDLSKRDKDDTSRERDRLRNSLNLTGNEKSQLEKVRYEMNEQVEGLQMENEKLQAANTELQRQRDNIEEDKEDVTKDKERQLKENDRCHRVIDQLEHKVSSIKEELVGTKEALNRALLDKEVLEQQKAEVSDALTKSEVQKSDLELEINRAKTEEAGLRDALHKMQQLNEGLGQDKIELNKMIIMLENEKASLQGEKSMLEQERCGIREELVRVEQEKMDLDTEKMGLNQTLELSEMTRQQLEEEITAIHREKGETTEQLNCVARHKQALAEELVSVRKEMERVNTNLKRIAIEKERLTQEKGELIVQVTDTERENRHQSEVISTLKADKDALESALYEVQEQARQLEVRKEQLEGENQELIIRKENLQSEINRLCKEKDADNEKFDFQREDLNRRLAQLERDMQMAITQEKQAHEDDVDRLSRERDNQRAEFESQREEMITQYNMEKEESNNKFDRMREELMEELAALQRDRDNSLMMAENDKQQTMSLLEQEKSTLGEKNNNLTMDLANANVEYERLKRDYYAKQEQDRTTINGLGSELKNFRSQFDETCMNHEKECKDLTNNIRELERQREGALREVAELKTQLKLVEENRDNIRRDLIEANRKIREGEETRDLMRKDIVELKRNINDEVREKDTISKTADELRNTVKRNEADKIELNRALQDNKQRCAVLDEQKANVQKEAGDLRASLREVEKARLEARRELQELRRQVKQLDGERNKLGKEVGDLQNRVARDEEKEEESRRTSFDLKQKVVETEASREALRKELANTQRKMGEVIEESRMKEKDYQMALEDSRRIERKMEDQRRNLEIQLENTGAENEELKLRLSGAEGRVNALEATLARLEGAKRDIEFKLSSIVSSLRRTIGFRQEMPRARSPVRSRSTSPRRSRPNSPAKGFENTYATTTEGRGSPIPRTGSPDRAGSPIRVSSRGVSPSRFEMAAVDVDPEAVRMALRDFVQQLANAERERDDALANTKSMGIQLQELEDEKGRVERRLEQLQKSLGDVEEDKRGIDGRLASAQTALMLQEETIRRNERERKIMQDKMNALERSLTSAETEKRQQLEKISKMKANEGRLDDDKRNLRQGLEDAENRCTKLELARRSLEGDLQRFKLLMNDKETENLVLTDRVETLNKQIQNLDSKAQSLQLTVDRLSLTLAKTEEDGIQQKDKVQSLNMSLSDNNAALNELQERIQQLQRALTSSEHDRRVLQERLDSTRQALNDAKKQNYDLLERVQTLQNDCSESEVRRAEVEGQLRQNHGVLVKRTETEQELNQIVQKLTQDKQNMQDHISNISRNLSTVETQKTEMERTYIRLEKDKSALRKTLDKVEREKLKTEEIANTSLMEKGSLDRSLARLDEDNCDLNKQVQQLQAQLAEAEQQHAQRLIDVTTRHRAETEMETERLRTAQMQAERMLETRERSNRTKIKGLEETVATLKDQLSTEMKKRQLYISRSARTGDEIRDIRSILDSSLSNVTRDQSLDPLIMETETRKLDESLEFRGSYRSQPRRRTSPNRTPMKYSDRLTSTPAMRRTQSPIALRKKLLK; this is encoded by the exons CTTGAACAGAACTTGAAGGGAGAAGGCGACTACGGTGAAACACCATCTAAAAATCTTGTCCAGCAGAACATCGAGTTACGGAGGAAACTAGAGGAGGAACATCAAAGTTATAAACGTAAACTCCAGGCATACCAAGACGGACAACAGAGACAAGCTCAACTTGTACAGAAACTTCAAGCCAAG ATTACTGAGCGTCGACCACAG CTTTTACAATACAAGAAAAAATGTACTGATTATGAATCAAAGATACACTCACAGTCAATTTCGCAG TTACAATCTCAACAAGACTCCTATCATAAGGGTTTAGACAGTGAAAGTCGCCTCCGTCAGGAAGCAGAAAACAACATGGATCACGAATCAGCTTTGATCAAGTTAGAAGAGGAACAGCAGAG GAGTGCCAGCTTGGCCCATGTAAATTCTATGCTCAGAGAGCAGCTGGATCAAGCAACGGCAGCCAACCAGTCCCTCACTAATGATATCCACAAGCTGACCAACGATTGGCAGAGAGCTAGGGAAGAACTAGAAGGCAAGGAAGCAGAATGGAGAGAGGAGGAACAG TCATTTAATGAATACTTCAGCAATGAGCATGGACGCCTCCTCTCATTGTGGCGGGAAGTTGTAGCTTTCCGTCGCAGTTTCGGTGAGTTGAAGACAGCAACAGAACGTGACATGTCTCATCTTCGTTCTGATGTCACCAAGGCATCAAGGAGCATGCACTCTGCCTGTCTCAACCTGAGTGCCAACCAGAGAAGCTCAGATACACAACTTTCGGTTCTGCTGGATCGGGAAAAACAGGAAAGAATGTCTCTTGAGAACCAACTTAGAGATAAGAACAGGGAGATAGGAGAACTTCAGTCTCGCTATGATACTCATAGTGCTGAACTCAACTCCAA ATATGTTTATGAAAAGATTTCTGTAGAAAATCAGACACG GGTCAATGAGTTGACAATGTTGAATGAGAAATTGAAGATTCAGGCTGAAGAACATAACAAAACCATCAGCAATCTTCAACGTAACATCAACAACTTGGAGACACGTCTTGGTGAACAGCGCAGTTATGATCTTCCCGAAACTGAATCTTCCCGTCAGTACCGTGAAGAAACAGATGTCATTCATGAGGCTCTTAGAAACATTGCTGAAGCTGTTATCAATGACGCTGATGAACTTGATGCTGAAGGAGGAAGACGATCAGTATCACCTTCAAGAAATAGGTCAATGTCACCAACTGCCAGGGCAAGGTCACCAATTCTAAGAAACAGATCCAAATCTCCCATGGCTAGGTCAAGGTCTCCTGCCTTTGCCGATGCTACTTTCTCCGCTGTCCAAGCAGCCTTAAACAAACGTCAACTCCAGGTATCAGAACTGAGAGCTAAGTTGATAGCCAGTAAGGATCATAATGGACAGATGAGAAAGAACCTGGATGATGTGGAAAATGAGAGACGTAGACTGGAAATGCAGATTATCAACCTGAAAGAGGATCTGGACTTATC GAAAAGAGACAAAGATGATACCTCTAGAGAGAGAGACAGGCTCAGGAATTCTCTAAACTTAACAGGAAATGAGAAGTCACAGCTAGAGAAAGTTCGTTATGAAATGAACGAACAAGTAGAAGGGCTTCAGATGGAGAACGAAAAACTCCAGGCTGCCAACACGGAACTACAGAGACAGAGGGACAACATTGAGGAGGACAAAGAGGACGTTACTAAAGACAAGGAGAGGCAACTTAAGGAGAATGATAGATG TCACAGAGTCATTGACCAGTTAGAACACAAAGTCAGCAGTATTAAGGAGGAGCTTGTTGGAACTAAAGAGGCTCTCAACAGGGCACTTTTGGACAAGGAGGTTCTTGAACAACAGAAGGCTGAAGTCA GTGATGCATTAACTAAATCTGAAGTTCAGAAGTCTGACCTTGAACTTGAAATAAACAGAGCCAAGACAGAAGAGGCTGGTCTTAGAGACGCCTTACACAAGATGCAACAACTGAATGAAGGTCTAGGTCAGGACAAGATTGAACTTAACAAGATGATTATTATG CTAGAGAATGAGAAGGCCTCACTACAGGGAGAGAAATCCATGTTAGAACAGGAGAGATGTGGAATCAGAGAAGAATTGGTCCGTGTAGAGCAGGAGAAGATGGATCTTGATACAGAGAAAATGG GACTGAACCAGACATTAGAACTGAGTGAGATGACAAGACAACAATTAGAAGAAGAAATCACTGCTATACATAGAGAAAAAGGAGAAACTACAGAACAACTCAACTGT GTTGCAAGACATAAACAAGCATTGGCTGAAGAATTGGTGTCTGTCAGGAAAGAAATGGAGAGGGTTAATACCAACCTCAAACGTATTGCTATTGAGAAGGAGAGACTCACACAAGAGAAGGGTGAACTGATTGTTCAGGTCACTGACACTGAGAGGGAAAATCGTCACCAGAGTGAAGTTATCTCCACTTTAAAGGCAGATAAGGATGCCCTTGAAAGTGCCCTTTATGAAGTCCAGGAACAAGCTCGCCAATTGGAGGTCCGCAAGGAACAGTTGGAGGGAGAAAACCAAGAGTTGATCATCAGGAAAGAAAACCTACAAT CTGAAATCAACCGTCTTTGTAAGGAGAAGGATGCTGACAATGAGAAGTTTGACTTCCAGAGAGAGGACCTGAACCGTCGTCTGGCTCAACTGGAGCGTGACATGCAGATGGCAATCACACAGGAGAAACAGGCTCATGAAGATGATGTTGATCGTCTCAGCAGAGAAAGA GATAACCAGAGAGCTGAGTTTGAGTCTCAGAGAGAAGAGATGATCACACAGTATAACATGGAGAAAGAAGAGTCTAACAATAAGTTTGATAGAATGAGAGAGGAACTCATGGAGGAACTTGCTGCTTTACAGAGAGACAGGGATAACTCTCTTATGATGGCtgaaaatgacaaacaacag aCAATGTCATTATTGGAACAAGAGAAGAGTACTCTTGGAGAGAAGAATAACAATCTGACCATGGATCTGGCCAATGCTAATGTGGAGTATGAGAGACTAAAACGGGATTACTATGCCAAACAAGAACAAGATAGGACTACCATTAACGGTCTCGGCAGTGAATTGAAGAATTTCCGTAGCCAGTTTGATGAAACTTG CATGAACCATGAAAAGGAATGCAAGGATCTAACAAACAATATTAGAGAGCTGGAAAGACAGAGAGAAGGAGCACTTAGAGAGGTGGCTGAACTCAAAACTCAACTCAAACTTGTCGAGGAGAATCGTGACAATATTCGTAGAGATCTTATCGAGGCTAATCGTAAAATCAGAGAGGGAGAAGAAACTAGAGATCTCATGAGAAAAGACATTGTTGAACTTAAACGCAATATAAACGATGAAGTGAGAGAGAAGGACACCATTAGTAAGACAGCTGACGAACTCAGAAATACAGTGAAGAGGAACGAGGCTGACAAGATTGAACTGAACAGAGCATTACAGGACAATAAACAAAGATGTGCAG TATTGGATGAGCAGAAGGCGAATGTTCAGAAAGAGGCAGGTGACTTAAGAGCCAGTCTACGTGAAGTTGAGAAAGCTCGTCTTGAGGCACGTCGTGAGTTGCAAGAGCTACGTCGTCAAGTGAAACAATTAGACGGAGAGAGGAACAAGCTAGGAAAGGAAGTGGGAGACCTGCAGAACAGGGTGGCTAGGGATGAAGAAAAAGAGGAAGAGTCCAGGAGAACTTCATTCGATCTCAAACAAAAG GTGGTTGAGACAGAAGCCAGCCGTGAAGCCCTCAGAAAGGAACTTGCAAACACCCAGCGTAAGATGGGTGAAGTTATTGAGGAGAGCAGAATGAAAGAGAAAGATTACCAGATGGCACTTGAAGACAGCCGCAGAATTGAAAGGAAAATGGAGGACCAAAGGCGTAACTTGGAAATCCAACTTGAAAATACAGGTGCTGAGAATGAAGAATTGAAATTGAGGTTGAGTGGAGCCGAAGGACGAGTCAATGCCCTTGAAGCAACCCTTGCCAGACTAGAGGGTGCTAAACGTGACATCGAATTCAAACTTAGTAGCATTGTGTCAAGTTTGAGAAGGACCATTGGATTCAGACAAGAAATGCCAAGAGCCCGCAGTCCAGTTAGGTCCCGATCCACCAGCCCAAGGCGGTCCAGACCAAACTCTCCAGCTAAAG GATTTGAGAATACATATGCCACCACTACTGAAGGTAGAGGTAGTCCTATTCCAAGAACTGGGTCACCTGATAGAGCAGGAAGTCCAATCAGAGTGTCATCACGTGGAGTGTCACCTTCCAGATTTGAAATGGCAGCTGTTGATGTAGACCCAGAGGCTGTCAGAATGGCTCTCCGTGACTTTGTACAACAGTTGGCAAATGCTGAGAGAGAAAGG GATGATGCTCTCGCCAACACAAAGAGTATGGGAATACAACTTCAGGAATTAGAAGATGAGAAGGGCAGAGTAGAGAGACGTTTAGAACAATTACAGAAATCTCTTGGAGATGTAGAGGAAG ACAAACGTGGTATTGATGGACGTCTTGCAAGTGCCCAGACCGCCTTGATGCTCCAAGAGGAGACAATTCGTCGCAATGAAAGGGAACGCAAGATTATGCAAGATAAAATGAATGCTTTAGAGCGCAGCCTGACCTCTGCAGAGACAGAGAAACGCCAACAGTTGGAGAAGATAAGTAAGATGAAGGCTAACGAGGGCAGACTGGATGATGATAAACGTAACTTAAGACAGGGTCTTGAAGATGCTGAGAACAGATGTACTAAACTAGAACTAGCTCGTAGATCTCTAGAGGGTGACTTACAGAGGTTCAAACTGTTGATGAACGATAAAGAAACAGAAAATCTG gTCCTGACAGACAGAGTAGAAACTCTGAACAAACAGATACAAAACCTTGACAGCAAAGCCCAGTCCTTACAGTTAACTGTAGACAGATTGTCTCTTACCTTGGCTAAAACTGAAGAGGATGGTATTCAACAGAAAGACAAG GTACAGTCATTGAACATGTCCTTATCAGACAACAATGCTGCCCTTAATGAGTTACAGGAACGTATCCAACAGTTACAGAGGGCACTCACCAGCAGTGAACATGATCGTAGGGTACTGCAAGAAAGATTAGATTCCACTAG ACAAGCTTTGAATGATGCCAAGAAACAAAATTACGACCTCCTAGAACGTGTACAGACATTACAGAATGACTGTTCTGAAAGTGAAGTCAGAAGGGCAGAGGTTGAAGGTCAACTCCGTCAGAATCATGGT GTGCttgttaagagaacagaaactgaACAAGAACTGAACCAGATTGTACAGAAACTAACCCAGGATAAACAGAACATGCAGGACCATATCTCAAATATATCTCGTAATCTGTCCACTGTTGAGACACAGAAAACAGAGATGGAGAGAACATACATCAGACTGGAGAAAGATAAATCTGCTCTCAGGAAAACTTTAGATAAG GTTGAACGTGAAAAACTGAAGACAGAAGAGATCGCTAACACTTCACTGATGGAAAAGGGATCCTTAGATAGATCATTGGCTCGTCTGGACGAAGATAACTGTGATCTCAATAAACAAGTACAACAGCTCCAGGCACAGTTAGCAGAGGCTGAGCAACAACATGCTCAGAG GTTGATTGATGTAACCACAAGACATAGAGCTGAAACAGAGATGGAGACAGAGAGACTCCGAACTGCTCAGATGCAAGCTGAAAGAATGCTTGAAACAAGAGAGAGATCAAATAGAACTAAAATCAAGGGTCTTGAAGAAACA GTTGCCACATTGAAAGACCAACTGTCAACTGAAATGAAGAAACGTCAGCTTTATATTTCCCGTAGTGCCCGTACCGGTGATGAAATCCGTGATATCCGATCCATACTGGACTCTTCATTATCAAACGTAACAAGGGACCAGTCTCTTGATCCGCTCATCATGGAGACAGAAACCAGGAAACTAGACGAATCCTTGGAATTCCGTGGAAGTTACAGATCACAACCAAGACGAAGAACAAGTCCAAATCGTACACCAATGAAATATTCTGATAGGTTGACATCAACACCTGCAATGCGTCGAACCCAGAGCCCCATAGCACTGCGtaaaaaactattgaaataa